Proteins encoded in a region of the Bacteroidota bacterium genome:
- a CDS encoding MFS transporter, which yields MEKSEFKVYRYRWIMLTVYMFIVAMNQLLWITFAPITSQAVEFYGVSELWIGILSMSFMLVFILVSIPASWIIDTYGIRIGVGIGALMTGAFGFMRGMVGTNFELLLMAQIGIAIGQPFLLNAITKLSARWFPIHERATSSGLGTLAMYIGILGGMVLTPFLAIKSGIEGMLFIYGIVGAVAALIFILFSKEAPPTAPCLPGQEERALVLDGFKIIFRSRNFRWLLLIFFIGLGVFNAVTTWIEGILNPRNISITQAGITGGVMIGAGIIGALVMPMLSDRSRKRVPFIQIALAGAIIGLLGITFSANYSIILVSGAVLGFFLLSSGPIGFQYGAEITYPASEGSSNGLLLLMGQISGIAFIFGMDIFKSESDGSMSMPLMVLIALMLISLVASFRLKESALVGKKDDE from the coding sequence ATGGAAAAATCAGAATTCAAAGTATATCGCTACCGCTGGATTATGCTAACCGTTTATATGTTTATTGTTGCCATGAACCAGCTTTTATGGATCACTTTTGCACCAATAACCAGTCAGGCTGTTGAATTTTATGGTGTATCTGAATTATGGATTGGGATACTTTCCATGAGTTTTATGTTGGTCTTTATCTTGGTTTCCATTCCTGCTTCTTGGATCATAGATACTTACGGAATCAGAATAGGAGTAGGGATTGGTGCTTTAATGACCGGTGCATTTGGGTTTATGCGCGGAATGGTCGGAACTAATTTCGAATTGCTTTTGATGGCTCAAATTGGTATTGCCATCGGGCAACCTTTTTTATTAAACGCCATTACCAAACTTTCTGCACGATGGTTTCCGATTCATGAAAGAGCTACATCATCTGGTTTGGGTACTTTGGCCATGTATATTGGTATTTTAGGCGGCATGGTTTTAACACCATTCTTAGCCATCAAATCGGGCATAGAAGGGATGCTATTTATTTATGGAATAGTGGGTGCAGTGGCTGCTTTGATTTTCATACTATTTTCCAAAGAGGCTCCTCCAACAGCTCCTTGTCTTCCCGGACAAGAGGAAAGAGCGCTGGTGCTTGATGGATTTAAAATTATTTTTCGTTCGAGGAATTTCCGATGGTTATTGCTCATTTTCTTTATAGGTTTAGGAGTTTTTAATGCAGTTACAACCTGGATAGAGGGAATACTAAATCCACGCAATATTTCAATTACTCAGGCAGGAATAACCGGTGGAGTTATGATAGGAGCAGGAATTATTGGCGCCTTGGTGATGCCTATGCTATCAGATCGATCGCGCAAACGAGTTCCATTTATTCAAATTGCCTTGGCAGGTGCAATTATTGGATTGCTTGGTATAACTTTTTCTGCCAATTATTCAATTATTCTAGTATCGGGAGCTGTTTTGGGATTTTTCTTGCTCAGTTCTGGACCCATAGGATTTCAATATGGAGCAGAAATTACCTATCCGGCCTCGGAGGGTTCTTCCAATGGTTTGCTTTTGCTCATGGGACAAATTTCAGGCATAGCCTTTATTTTTGGAATGGATATTTTTAAATCAGAATCTGATGGTTCAATGAGTATGCCTCTGATGGTGCTGATTGCCTTAATGCTTATCAGTTTAGTTGCTTCATTCCGTTTAAAGGAATCTGCTCTGGTGGGTAAAAAGGATGATGAATAA
- a CDS encoding DUF4301 family protein, which translates to MFENKDIQQMQDRGMDVGRIRQQLENFKTGFPPLKLESAATQKKGIVCFSGEEANKIAAQYDAYQAELQILKFVPASGAASRMFKSLLAFAELSESDQEKDLIEKQDINSVYYFFQNIEKFAFYKDLEQALIKDGLNVDSSSKSEILSYLLSEKGLSYASLPKALLAFHQNEENVRLSIEEHLVEGALYAKSDDNIVRIHFTLSQDHIPLVQKLMNEKLSYYESKFKIKYEIEYSIQNPATDTIAVDSFNQPFREKDGSIVFRPGGHGALIDNLQALNADLIFIKNIDNVVPDRLKDETVLYKKVIGAHLIQLQDKIYNYLDQLDDNQLDNEFLHEIESFMEKELMFKIPASLTLFEAVEKADYLFEKLNRPIRVCGMVKNEGEPGGGPFWVQNSDSSVSLQIVESSQIDMNDSTQEKIMKAATHFNPVDLVCSITDFRGNTFDLNDFIDPNTAFVSHKSKEGKELKALELPGLWNGAMADWNTVFVEVPIETFNPVKIVNDLLRPQHQSI; encoded by the coding sequence ATGTTCGAAAACAAGGATATTCAGCAGATGCAGGATAGAGGTATGGATGTTGGTCGCATACGACAACAGCTAGAAAACTTTAAAACAGGTTTTCCTCCTTTAAAACTAGAGTCTGCGGCTACTCAAAAAAAAGGAATTGTCTGTTTTTCTGGTGAAGAAGCAAACAAAATAGCAGCGCAATATGATGCATATCAAGCAGAACTTCAAATTCTAAAATTTGTTCCCGCTTCAGGTGCAGCCAGTCGCATGTTTAAATCCTTATTGGCTTTTGCAGAATTGAGTGAATCCGATCAGGAAAAAGATTTAATTGAAAAACAGGATATTAATTCGGTCTATTATTTCTTTCAAAATATTGAAAAGTTTGCCTTTTACAAAGATCTAGAGCAAGCGCTCATAAAAGATGGATTAAATGTTGATTCATCTTCAAAATCTGAAATCCTCTCCTATTTATTAAGCGAAAAAGGACTGAGCTATGCTTCATTACCAAAAGCACTGCTGGCCTTTCACCAAAATGAAGAAAATGTGCGTTTAAGCATAGAAGAACATTTAGTCGAAGGAGCTTTGTATGCCAAATCTGATGATAATATTGTCCGAATTCATTTTACATTATCTCAGGATCATATTCCATTGGTGCAAAAACTGATGAACGAAAAATTATCATATTACGAATCGAAATTCAAGATCAAATATGAAATAGAGTATTCCATTCAGAATCCGGCTACTGATACCATTGCTGTTGACTCATTTAATCAGCCCTTCCGTGAAAAAGATGGAAGCATTGTATTTCGGCCCGGTGGACATGGTGCACTCATTGACAACCTACAAGCACTAAATGCCGATTTAATTTTCATTAAAAATATCGATAATGTAGTACCTGATCGTTTAAAGGATGAAACGGTTTTGTATAAAAAAGTGATTGGAGCCCATTTGATTCAATTACAGGATAAAATTTACAATTATCTTGACCAACTAGATGATAATCAACTGGATAATGAATTTTTACATGAAATAGAGAGCTTCATGGAAAAAGAACTCATGTTCAAAATTCCAGCATCCTTAACGCTTTTCGAAGCAGTTGAAAAAGCTGATTATTTATTTGAAAAACTCAATCGACCAATTCGTGTATGTGGCATGGTTAAAAATGAGGGAGAACCTGGTGGTGGACCCTTTTGGGTTCAGAACTCCGACAGCTCAGTTTCACTTCAAATAGTTGAATCTTCACAAATTGATATGAATGACTCGACACAAGAGAAAATCATGAAAGCGGCTACCCATTTTAATCCGGTTGATTTAGTTTGTTCTATCACCGATTTCAGAGGAAATACATTTGATTTAAACGATTTTATAGATCCCAATACCGCTTTTGTTTCACATAAATCTAAAGAGGGTAAAGAATTGAAAGCGCTTGAATTACCCGGTTTATGGAATGGAGCCATGGCCGACTGGAATACTGTTTTTGTCGAAGTTCCAATAGAAACATTTAATCCCGTAAAAATTGTCAACGATTTACTTCGTCCACAACATCAATCCATTTAA
- a CDS encoding T9SS type A sorting domain-containing protein, with the protein MTRKYLLILFVILVFNNVGKAQNWLPINAVDTYHYAIDTVNFPSHTIWVDSVKTFADRTEYHFNRIVAPCDTCDYLKKKYKLENPEYPENRIHLLNQPQFLNLKMIRYSNGWMKFIGKDTFWINANAKLNESWLFDSSNMVLAKLISENVRSIFGTVDSTKTILLSYKDTVIVSKSFGIIKFPELKSHDYHYNLIGVETQKLGYTMPGVLDYYDFEIGDRFQYKGGSGDPWGYENYIKNYVITGKSLTKDSLIYDYTGFKIGTRMHKVNPYYNDTFEYNGQIRLAINRLFQEVTYYLDSKLYNNQDFRYFGFGHIIMRFGSDMQNNLIQNAYGFKTNDGTWDYAVDSQDNNVLLPIQSLPEANSFEIRIGLGIVDYHHYIFEISESYSLTGYIKNGDTVGTIIPYNVLSVKNAKGHSQYNIYPNPSTDRLHISLSKVNATGGEFIIYNLHGQEMLSGQCKEDITEIDIQTFIDGIYILQFNLGNQIFTERFVKY; encoded by the coding sequence ATGACAAGGAAATATTTACTGATCTTATTCGTAATTCTGGTATTTAACAATGTTGGAAAAGCACAAAACTGGCTTCCAATAAATGCTGTTGACACTTATCATTATGCAATTGACACAGTGAATTTTCCCAGCCACACAATTTGGGTGGATTCGGTTAAGACTTTTGCTGACAGAACAGAATATCATTTCAATAGAATTGTTGCTCCATGTGATACATGTGATTATTTGAAGAAAAAGTATAAACTTGAAAATCCAGAGTATCCAGAAAATCGAATTCACTTATTGAACCAGCCTCAATTTCTAAATCTTAAAATGATAAGATACAGCAATGGCTGGATGAAATTTATAGGCAAGGATACTTTCTGGATTAATGCGAATGCTAAATTAAATGAAAGTTGGCTTTTTGATTCTTCCAATATGGTGCTTGCCAAATTGATTAGTGAGAATGTAAGAAGTATCTTCGGAACGGTAGATTCTACAAAAACCATTTTATTATCCTATAAAGATACTGTCATTGTATCAAAGTCATTTGGGATTATTAAGTTTCCTGAATTAAAATCACATGATTACCATTACAATCTGATAGGTGTTGAAACTCAAAAATTAGGCTACACTATGCCTGGAGTACTCGATTATTATGATTTTGAAATAGGAGATCGGTTTCAGTATAAAGGTGGAAGCGGAGATCCTTGGGGATATGAAAATTATATAAAAAACTATGTAATTACCGGAAAGAGTTTAACGAAAGACAGTCTGATCTATGATTATACTGGATTTAAGATTGGAACCAGGATGCATAAAGTAAATCCCTATTATAATGATACATTTGAGTACAATGGTCAAATCAGACTTGCTATAAATAGGTTGTTTCAGGAAGTTACATATTATCTAGATTCCAAATTATATAACAATCAGGATTTCAGATATTTTGGATTTGGTCATATTATCATGAGGTTTGGTTCTGATATGCAAAACAATTTAATTCAAAATGCATATGGCTTTAAAACAAATGATGGAACTTGGGATTACGCAGTTGATTCGCAAGATAACAATGTATTACTTCCAATTCAATCGCTTCCTGAGGCAAATTCTTTTGAAATAAGGATAGGTTTGGGTATTGTTGATTATCATCATTATATTTTTGAAATTAGTGAAAGCTATTCTTTAACTGGCTACATTAAAAACGGAGACACAGTCGGGACAATCATTCCTTATAATGTGCTTTCTGTTAAGAATGCTAAAGGTCATAGCCAGTATAATATATACCCAAATCCTTCAACAGATAGATTACATATTTCACTTTCAAAAGTTAATGCAACAGGAGGGGAATTTATAATCTATAATTTGCATGGTCAGGAAATGCTTTCTGGACAATGCAAAGAAGATATTACAGAAATTGATATTCAAACATTTATAGATGGAATCTATATTTTACAATTTAATTTGGGGAATCAGATTTTTACGGAAAGGTTTGTTAAATACTAA
- a CDS encoding GNAT family N-acetyltransferase, with protein MLQIIKIKHNSILFEQVRLIRDEVFIEEQKVPVDIEYEFEEESSHYLAFFEDEAIATARYRLTEEGVKLERFATLEEFRNKGIGAAILNKILHDIRKKDKLIYLNAQEFAVPFYEKHGFVVVGDMFMEANIKHFRMELDKTKE; from the coding sequence ATGTTACAAATAATCAAAATAAAACACAACAGCATTCTCTTCGAACAAGTTCGCTTGATTCGAGATGAAGTTTTTATCGAGGAACAAAAAGTACCGGTAGATATTGAATATGAATTTGAGGAAGAGTCATCTCATTATCTGGCATTTTTTGAAGATGAAGCAATCGCCACAGCCAGATATAGATTGACAGAAGAAGGTGTTAAACTGGAACGCTTTGCTACATTGGAAGAATTCAGAAACAAAGGAATAGGTGCTGCCATCTTAAACAAGATATTGCACGATATCAGGAAAAAAGACAAACTGATTTACCTGAATGCCCAGGAATTTGCAGTTCCTTTTTATGAGAAACACGGATTTGTGGTTGTGGGAGACATGTTTATGGAAGCCAATATCAAGCACTTTCGGATGGAGTTGGATAAGACAAAAGAGTAA